CCTTAATGACAGCCATTACCTCTGCCGCTATCGAACTAGGAATGTTATGATTAGAAGCAAAGGCACCAATGAAATCTCCTCTGTAGTCACGAAAAACGGCTCCATAACCACAACGGCCTGAATCTTGCTTCCAAGCACCGTCAGTATTTATTTTCACCCACCCAAAAGGAGGAGGGAACCAATTAACCTCAATAACTGACGGAGTACGGCGCGGCTTGCATTGAACTCCGAAATGCTTCAACActtgaagatcaagaagagaGTTGGTCATATAGCCGGAAGCAATGCGACTTGCAGCTTGAACATGCCCAACAAGAAGAGATGTAAAAGGTGATTATTGAGGCTAGGTTTTCATTAATCAACATGCATGCGAGATGGATGCATGAGATCAAAGATGGGTAGGTTTTCATTAATCAACATGCATGCGAGGTGGATGCCTGAGATCAAAGATGGGTAGTGAGGTTAAGCTAAGGAAGTAGAAAACATGCTCTTCGTAGTATGACAGGTTGGAAGAGAGAATCATTGCTAGAAGATCCTAATTCCTAACAATTGAAATAATGCTCCTAATATGAGATTATCTGCATAATTTGAAGAGCTTGtactctacttttttttttttgtatatgaTATTTTATTCATGTCAACATTTTTCATGCATTCCAGTATGAATACTTCCAAGACGAAACTTATGAGTTATGACCGGTAGTAACCGGATTCGTCTTATCTTGTGACTAGGAGTAAAACACCGGATTCATGTTATCTTGTGAAACACTGGTTTCATGTAGGGTTTCCGCAGGATTACTTTTAGGAGGGTCAGAAGCACtctttaaattaattaaaaaaaaaatttccaaaaaaataTAGAACTCTTTGGCAGTTTTAGAAGCACTTGATGTTAGTTTTGAGAAGCACTTGTCTTTCTCATATAAAAGCGCTTTTGTCAAATTTAAGAAGCTCTTGTCAAATTTAAACAGCGCCTTTTAGGCTTTTCAGAATCAGTTCCAAACAAACTCTTTATTTACGGTCTCTACAGTGCGACTTACTTAGGACCCAAAAGCTTTGGGTCCGTTCTTTAGTGGTGGACTAAACTTAATAGACCAAACTCTTCTCTTTTCAATATTAGACCATACTAGGTATGAAGCCTGCACGATGTTACGGGTATTTTATATGCttgaattttattatttatatggttAATTACAAATATTGGATATATTATAAAACTAGAGGATGATATTGTTTTACAGGTTGTAAAATctggaaaatagaaactcaTCTGAGCTTGTCTTATAATGCAGTATGAAAAAATGGTGATGACTGAGTTTGCCAAAAACTGAGTTCATTTGCCTACTTATGCTGCCATCTCTTTGTAAGTGCTTCAAAAAACATCTAAAATAAACTTATAGCTAAACAACTTACAAACTCTGGCTTACTAAATCGGCCATCATGGCAGGGACTGTGATTAGAGAAGTCACATTTTGTTGTCCTATGGCTTAATTTTATCTAAATACATGGCCTCTAACCATAAGCATTGCCAGTGCTGATGACATGCAAACCACCAATGTGGCAGAGTGGAGCAGTATGCAAATACAACTGCAAATAACCACGCAATTCTACATTCAAAGCTCATTCAATTCCTTCAGCTAATCAAATTTGTGACTCAACTCTGCTGCTTCTACACTGAATTCTGATCCAAAGAGACTCACACACTTCTGATATTACATAGCTATAGAAAGCACACAATGAATACATTTTCCTCACCATAGCTAACCACCACGATTTTTGCTAGGGACTGTACTATAAAGGCAGAGTTGCATATGGCAACTCCCTTTGGCCATCCTGAGGTTCCTACATATATAATCAAAACAGAATTCTCTTACAAATTTTATCTAAATTTTTTCTGTAGTTAtatgaataattctcacatacaTAAAGATTCTTTTTATACTAAGGTTTCAAGAAAGACAACCGATGGAAGATCAATCTAGTTTCAAAGAAATGAAGGGGGGGAAGGAATTTAAATGATGTAATACATTTGCTGAGAAATTTCAATAGAGAACCACTATTAAAAAAAGTTTGATCAATGGATTAGTGACGAGGAAATTAGTCATTGGTTGAAATATGTATGATAAATAATACATAGAATCAAATGATGAGGAAAAGAAGAGCATCGAGAAAATTGGTGAGGCATCTTAGGCGAAGTTTCATGTCATTGATCAGAAGGCGGGTAGCTTCCAAAAGGACACAACACTACTAGTTTTTGGGAATCTCTCTAATGAGAACTTTAGAATAAGACGAGGAAATTGTTAAAAAAAGTTTGACAAATTTATATTGGTCCATATCAAGAAGAGCAAAGGAAAACCTCTTTTAGACTTTAGAGCACTCAACTCCTTGATCAATCTTATTGAAGAAGGCATTAGAAAGTGGGcattaaaaatataattatggAGTACATAGGCTGTGGAGGAAAGCAATGGCATCCCCCGCCAACTGTTTATATACAGtttgcatttcttttttctgtggtttgcatgcttttcttttttcttattccATGTATATCTGTATGCTCTGCATTACCCTGCTGCAGAATCTGTTGCTGATTTATCTAAAACATGGGGGCCTGAAATTTTAGAACTGTAGATGCTGTGCATATATGTCTCTATGCACATCCCAAATGGTTCAACCAGTtgagaccaaattaagcaggTGGCAATGCACCTTCAAATTTGTGTGTTCTGCTGGTTTTCATGTCTGCTTTATTAGTTAGATATGGAAGGGATTCATCTAATGTTGGAGATGGTTTAGTAGCTAGTTCATATCCATTATGGAGATGAAAAGgctaggaaaagaaaaaagaatcaaaGTCATCTAGTAACATTATTGGATCATTCTTCGTTCTTCAGAGTTAATTAGTAATTAGTCTTTTGATAACCCGGAGTcataaggaagaaaaagaaacgaGTTAGGACTATGAACTAGTAGAGATGCATTTGGTATAAGTTCTGGGAGTAAATTGTATTCCCTTGTTTGGCATTATAATCCTATTGCCATTAGTCCATTACCATATATGAGTGAAATAGCAAAAAGTACTCGATCCAAAGCCACTGAAGCTTTACAAATTAAGTTATGAAACAAGCGATAACTGAATATGGTTATTGCAAATGACAGTGTTACATGAGAGGGGTGTCCAAAATGGGGTGGCTATAGCCCATTTTAGTATTTTACTAGTGCCGAAACAGAGAATTGTCTTCTCTGTTTGGTATACATCTTCAGAATTCAGGTCATTCAGTAATGGAGCTTATTGTGCAATAATTGTAGTAAAACAAGTTATTTGAGAAAATCTATTACGCATTCATATATCAATTCTGTGGTAGCATCAGTCTTAAGGAAATATACCAACATCGCCACACCTTGTAGCCTTGAAACCACCACCAGATGTCTCATTAGTAACACTTACAGGAAGTTTCAGCTTGCAGTTGATCTGCTGGTCATCGTAGGTTACCGGTGTCAAAAACTTGACCTTATTGTTTCCATACCTGATCTTGACCCGAAAAGTAAGCTGCACAGTAATACTATACACACCAGCAGCAGTCTCCTTGTCAAACTGGGAGATGTCACGCTTCCCGAATTTCACCAACTGCTGCTGCCCTTGAAGCACCAGATGATGCAAAAAAGTTGTGTTCTTGTGGCCTTGGTAAAATGGTACTGAATCCATCAAATTTACGAGGCCAAACTTCTTCTTTCTGTAGCTAGCAGACACTGTCATGCTACGGTAGTCAATGCCGACCCTTCTATTGGGGTTTCTGATGGTAATGTTGAGGGCGAGGTGATAGTGAAGATTAGCACCGGTGTTGTTTTCACTACTGTTAAAATTGAATTGGGTTAGAGAGGCATTCGTAACAGTAAATCTAGGCTCCTGAGGAAAGAAGATCAGCCAGAGAATAAATGCGAACGCTCCAAACCAGAAAATAATGTGGCAGATTATGCAGCGGCACAAGAGCACCCATTTCGCCAATCCAGTAAGTTTTCGCAATGAAAACCCTCCAGGAATTGGTTTGAGAATGCAACAACAGACTTGAACCATGGAGATAGTATTACTTGGGGCCATGATTCAAAAAATGAGACGAACGAATTCAACAGAGTTGaagggtgtatatatatatatatatataagtggctAGGTCGATCTACTTCATATATCAGAGTCTCATTCAACCTAAATAATGCCAAGGAGAAGAGGGTGTACTTAGTCTCTAAGGAATGAGGGGGATTATATATACAACTAGAAAAAGTACCCATCACGCGGTGAGATGCATAGTCTCCAAGAAATGAATTTATAATAGATTGCACACAGAATTTCGTGTGAATTCGACGACAACAGATAAATGATTTGTGCGAAACTTCTCCTATCCACATGAGGAAGATCTGGAGCAAATCTGGCCTGTGAGTTtgtgaaaataaaaaagtgGGACCGAGGTAGAAACAGATGGAGGGGTAAAATTGTATGCTGCTTCCACCGCCTCCGTCTGAGCTACACTGCATCTTAGGAAAAGCGTGTAAAATTGtatgcttttgttttttacATGTACAATTCTTTCGAGGAAAATTAAAGTACTCGGTGTTTGCATCCAGTTCCTTGGGCTTGGTAAAGTTCCCACACAAGGTATGAGGGAGGGAGGGTTGACAGGGTGACATGAGAAAGTACCTTAATCCACATTTCAATGACTGATACGCAATAAAGCATCTTCTCATTCTGGGTTTTCAGAAAATGAATTAGTGACTATGATGAGGTTCATATAATATCTGATCTAGCTGTGGACGAAGGCGTTGCACCATCATAGATAGAAACTAAACAGAGTGATGGATAGAGGAGACATTGAGACAAATATTTTTTGGCAAAACGTCCGTGTCCTGTGGGATTAATTGACTGATTGCAAGCATTCTAGTTCCTGAGGACTTCTCTTCTGTtgtatcattcattcattgttTTGAGAATTGGAGTTGCACAACCACATATATACAGATAGATGGGGCTGAACAATTTTTGTTCGGTCTGATTCTCATGCACACTGCACAGATGACCCCCTGACAGTGAATACATAGAATCAAATGATGAGGAAAAGAAGACCATCGAGAAAATTGGTGAGGCATCGTAGGCCCAGTTGCATGTCATTGATCAGAAGGCCGGTCGCTTTCAAACGGACACGACAACACTTAGTTTTTAGGAATCTCTCTAATGAAAAACTTTAGAATAAGACGAGGTAGTTGTTAAAAAAGTTGACAAATTTATATTGGTGCAcatcaagaagagaaaaagaaattctCTTTTAGACTTTAGAGCACTCAACtccttgataaatcttattgaagAAGGCATTGGAAATTGGAATTAAAAATTGAATTGTGGAGTATATAGGCTGTGGAGTAAAGCAATGGTGGGGGATGGCAACTGTCTATTTATTGTTTGCATTTCCTTTTCTGTGGTTTGCATACACTTATTCCATGTATATCCTGATGCTCTGCATTACCTTTCTGCAGAATCTGTTACTGATTTATCTAAAAATATGGAGGCTTGAAATTTTAGAACTGTAGATTCTGTGCATATACCTTATGTCTCTATGCACATCCCAAATGGTTCAACCAGCtgagaccaaattaagcaggCCGGTGGCAAATGCATACCTCCGAATTTGAGTGTTCTGCTGGTTTTCATGTCTGCATGTTAGTTagtgatgcgggaagcgtgaacacgatagtaagaggcttcgtcaagcgtcgaaagccatatgagatgagctagaatccactagcaattacgggcacaaccgtaagaaaaatagagaaacttctctaagatttggttttttattgataacttgaatcaaaattacaatctaagaggtgccttatatatagggcacatagcataaacctaatataactagaaaataaaaagaataatttattatagactaaaactagaaaacctcattaaataaaaatcagaaataaaatcctagatactaaagaatattacgcaaatatataattggaatcccaaccaagattttgttcgagaatcccgatatatccaaaatagtaatttatgattaattccatcattaagaagtctatttgaataccagttttcaatattcaaattattcttcttgatgtgaagacgcttctttcttttcgagattctttgttgaaattggctaaaatctcgtcctacatcaatctcctccacttgaaaagaactcgacctcgagttcctcttgaatgcagctcgatcattactaggaataaaacatgataagccatcaacttcaatattctcgaaattaaaaggtatcaccatgaatccaataccgtagacaagtttagaataagcatcttgaaacttgaactcctccacttgaaaaggaatgggtaatgacttctccttgggttgatcttgaacacaattaggcatgcatgacatggatatcggTGTGATGAATGAATTAGCTTCTGtgtccttaatgagtttctcttcaatcttcaaagtggcttcttcatgttccttttcacacacctcaggatggtcattcttgatgttcaTCCTTtcaggcttgattttaattttgtgtgacTCCCACCGAAATAAATATGTGCtgtctttgcaataaccacctttgacgctttcatgccatggtattccaaaaagcacatcagtgtcgtccatgtcgatcacatgacaagtaatctcttctttataaaattttcccatagagacaggaactttacaaacctctgttacttgtgcatattcatcctctccaaatggaatccagtatggatcactcagcttcactgtcggtaattgaaaataatccacaactttgtttgctacaaagttctctcgtaAACCACTatcaattattacagagcataccttgtctttgatgacacatgtagttcggaagtcgtcgtaattcggcgttgtgaatatccaacgttccatgttttttttttctctctctctctttttttttttttttttggattgatgaggttgtcctagggcgaatcccttggcatgttcctcttcaacgaaactttctttgatagatactctacgaccagcgtcgttgaggttggtggtagtgaacttctcccttggatcgtcgtctgctaaggagcgggcgatacccgctttgataccaaatgatgcgggaagcgtgaacacgatagtaagaggcttcgtcaagcgtcgaaagccatatgaaatgagctagaatccactagcaattacgggcacaaccgtaagaaaaatagagaaacttctctaagatttggttttttattgataacttgaatcaaaattacaatctaagaggtgccttatatatagggcacatagcataaacctaatataactagaaaataaaaagaataatttaaactaaaactagaaaacctcattaaataaaaatcagaaataaaatcctagatactaaagaatattacgcaaatatataattggaatcccaaccaagattttgttcgagaatcccgatatatccaaaatagtaatttatgattaattccatcattaagaagtctatttgaataccagttttcaatattcaaattattcttcttgatgtgaagacgcttctttcttttcgagattctttgttgaaattggctaaaatctcgtcctacatcagttaGAAATGGAAGGGATTCATCTAATGTTGGAGATGGTTTAGTAGTTAGTTCATGTCCATTATGGATACAAAAAGGctagaaaaataaaagcatCAAAGTCATCTAGTAACGTTGGATCATTTTTGGTTCTTCAGAATTAAACAGTAATTAGTCTTTTGATAACCCCGAGTTgtaaggaagaacaagaaaatgagTAGGTCAATGAACTAGTAGAGATGCAATTGGTATAAGTTCTGTGGAGTAAATTGTATTCTCTTGTTTGGCATTATAATCCTATTGCCATTGCCAAATATGAGCGAAATAGCAGAAAGTACTCGATCCAAAGCCACTGCCGCTTTATAAATTAAGTTATGAAACAAGCGATAACTGAATATGGTTATTGCAAATGACAGTGTTACAAGAGAAGGGTGTCCAAAATGGGGTGGCTATTGCCCATTTTAGTATTTTACTAGTAGTGCCGAAACAGAGAACAGATTCTCTGTTTGGTATACTTCTTCAGAATTCAGGTCATTCAGTAATGGAGCTTATTGTGCAATAATTGTAGTAAAACAAGTTGTTTGAGAAAATCTATAACTTATTCATATATTGATTCTGTGGTAGCATCAGCCTTAAGAAAATATACCAACATCGCCGCACTTTGTAGCCTTGAAACCACCCCCAGATGTCTCATTATAAGTAATACTTATAGGAAGTTTCAGCTCGCAGTTGATCTGCTGGTCATCGTAGGTTTCTGGTTTAAAAAAGTTGGCCTTAAACTTTCCATACCTGATCTTGACCCGAAAAGTAACCTGCACAGTAATATTATAAACCCCAGCAGCAGTCTCCTTGTCAAACTGGGAGATGTCTCGCTTCCCGAATTTCACCAACTGCTGCTGCCCTTGAAGCACCAGATGATGCAAAAAAGTTGTGTTCTTGTGGCCTTGGTAAAATGGTACTGAATCCATCAAATTTACGAGGCCAAACTTCTTCTTTCTGTAGCTAGCAGACACTGTCATGCTACGGTAGTCAATGCCGACCCTTCTATTGGGGTTTCTGATGGTGATGTTGAGGGCGAGGTGGTAGTGAAGATTGGTACCTTTTTCGTTGTCACTACCGTTGAAATTGAATTGGGTTAGAGAGGCATTCGTAACAGTAAATCTAGGCTCGTCAGGAAGGAAGATCAGCCAGAAAATGAGTAGGAAAGCTCCAAACCAGAAAACGATGTGGCAGATTATGCAGCGGCACAAGGCTAACCATTTCAACCATCCAGGAAGTTTTCGCCATGAAAACCCTCCAGAAATGGGTTTGAGAATGCAACAACAGAGTTGAGCCATGGAGATAGTATTACTTGGGGCCATGATTCAAAAATGAGACGAAGGAATTCAACAGAATTGAAGGGTTTATATATAAGTGGCTAGGTGGATTTACTTCATATATCAGTCTCATTCAACCTAATTAAATAGTGCCAAACAGAAGAGGGTGCATGTACATAAGTTTCGAAGAAATGAGGGGCGTTAGTTCTAAATGATATAATGAACGTCAGCTGACAAGGAAAGTTGAGTGTTCATCAAGGAACACCACTATTTTATAAGTTTTAACCAATAATTAACAAATGACAATGAAAGTATTGATAGAAACATGTAGGAAAATGGTGAGAAATCTTAGGTGATGTTTGCATGCTATTGAAATTA
Above is a genomic segment from Rosa chinensis cultivar Old Blush chromosome 3, RchiOBHm-V2, whole genome shotgun sequence containing:
- the LOC112195156 gene encoding NDR1/HIN1-like protein 10, with protein sequence MAPSNTISMVQVCCCILKPIPGGFSLRKLTGLAKWVLLCRCIICHIIFWFGAFAFILWLIFFPQEPRFTVTNASLTQFNFNSSENNTGANLHYHLALNITIRNPNRRVGIDYRSMTVSASYRKKKFGLVNLMDSVPFYQGHKNTTFLHHLVLQGQQQLVKFGKRDISQFDKETAAGVYSITVQLTFRVKIRYGNNKVKFLTPVTYDDQQINCKLKLPVSVTNETSGGGFKATRCGDVGIFP
- the LOC112195087 gene encoding NDR1/HIN1-like protein 3; this translates as MAPSNTISMAQLCCCILKPISGGFSWRKLPGWLKWLALCRCIICHIVFWFGAFLLIFWLIFLPDEPRFTVTNASLTQFNFNGSDNEKGTNLHYHLALNITIRNPNRRVGIDYRSMTVSASYRKKKFGLVNLMDSVPFYQGHKNTTFLHHLVLQGQQQLVKFGKRDISQFDKETAAGVYNITVQVTFRVKIRYGKFKANFFKPETYDDQQINCELKLPISITYNETSGGGFKATKCGDVGIFS